The sequence CGTCGTGATGCGCGACGGCCGGCTGGTCGGCGAGGTCGGCCGCGACGCGACCGAGGAGGACGTGCTCGCGCTGGCCGCCGGCACCGGGGAGGCGGCGGCGTGAGCGGCACCGCGACCCGGCCGGCGCTCGCCTCCCGCCTGCGCACGTCGCCGACCGCGATCATCTGGCTCGCGTTCGTCGCGGTCGTGCTCGTCAGCACCGCCCTCGTCGCCGCCGACGGTCGGAACCTCCTCGGCCAGGCCAACGTGGTCAACCTGCTCAGCCGCACTAGCGTGCTCGGGTTCATCGCCATCGGCCAGACGCTGGTGATCCTGTGCCGCTCCCTCGACCTGTCGGTCGGCTACACCGCGGCGCTGGCGAGCATCGTCGGCGCGACGACGATGGCCGGCGACCCGGGGCGCATCGTCCCGGGCATCGCGGCCGCCCTGGCCGTGTCCGCCGCCATCGGGCTGTTCAACGGCCTGGTCATCGCGAAGCTGGACGTCAACCCGTTCATCACGACGCTCGGCACGGGCCTCATCATCAAGGGCTACCTCGACACCCGGTACGCCGGGCCGGTCGGCGACGTCCCCGCGGCCTTCCAGGACTTCGGGTACACGCGCATCTCCTACGTGCCCCTGGCCACGTTCGTGATGCTCGGCGTCGCGGCCGCCGCGGTCCTGCTGCTCCGCCGCACGCGGGTCGGCCACGCCATGTACGCGATCGGCGGCAACGACGAGGCCGCCCGCCTGTCGGGCATCCGCACCGACCGGACGATGGTCGCCGCCCACGTGCTGTGCTCGGCCACGGTGGGCATCGCCGGGCTCCTGCTCGCCGCCCGGTTCTCCACCGGCGTCGGCGCCCAGATCTACTCCGCCGGCTACGACCTCGACTCGATCGCGGCGGTGGTCCTCGGCGGCACGCTGCTGATGGGCGGCAGGGGAGGCGTGGCGGGCACGGTCGCCGGCGTCCTGATCCTGGCCACGCTCGACACGGTCTTCAACCTGCTCGAGGTCGACCCGTTCTTCCGCGACGTGCTCCGAGGCGTGATCATCATCACCGCCGTGGCGCTGTACGCCAGGCGCGAGCTCGACCTGAGCGCCGCCCGCCACCGCTTCACGCGGGCAGGCCGCCCCGTCCGCGGCGCGCACGCCACCGCGACGTCCTCGTCGGAGGGGGCCGCGTGAGCGCGTCCGGGCTGCGCGAGCGGGGTGGTGCCGCCGGCCTGCTGAGCCGGTTGACCACCGGGACCGCGACCGTCTTCGCGCTGCTGGTCGTCCTGCTCGTCGTCATCACGATCCTGAACCCCGGGTTCGCCCGACCGCCGTCGCTGATGGCGTTCCTGCGGGCAGCCGCACCCCTGGTCGTCCTGGCGGTCGGGCAGTACCTGGTCATCGTCGCCGGCGAGCTCGACCTGTCCGTCGGCGCGCTGGTCGGGGCCCAGGTCGTGTTCGCCGCGCGCATGATCGACGGGGTGGAGGGCCGGACCTGGTCGGTGATCGCGGCGATGCTCGCCATCGGCCTGCTCGTCGGACTGGTCAACGGCCTGATCACGACCCTGCTGCGCGTGCCGTCGTTCATCACCACCCTCGGCACCCTGCTCGTGCTGTTCGGCGCGGTGCGCCTGTGGACCGGGGGCGCGCCCACCGGTGCGCTCAGCGAGAGCTTCCGGCAGTGGGGGCGACAGGGCATCGACATGCCGGTCCTCCGCCAGCTGCCCTACGCCCTGCTGATCGCGCTCGTGATCGCCGTGCTCGCGACGCTGCTGATGCGCGCGCCGTACGGCCGGACGCTGGTCGCGACCGGCGACAACGACGTCGCTGCCGCGTTCGCCGGCGTGCGGGTCTGGCGGGTCCGCACCGTCGCGTTCGTGCTGTCGTCCCTGCTGGCCACCGTCGCGGCGATCCTGATCGGCGGGTTCGCCGGCGTGACCGCGCAGGTCGGCCAGGGCCTCGAGTTCACCGCGATCACGGCCGTCGTGCTCGGCGGCGTGGTCCTCGGCGGCGGCCGCGGGACCGTCATGGGCGCCATCGCCGGTGCCCTCGCCTACCAGGCGATCGAGCGCCTCTTCACCCAGCTCGCGCTGCCCTCCACGGCCCGCCCAGCCCTCCAGGGCGTGATCATCATCGCCGCTGTCGCCTGGGCCGCGCGCGACACCTCCCGCTCCGGTCGCAGTC comes from Euzebya sp. and encodes:
- a CDS encoding ABC transporter permease is translated as MSGTATRPALASRLRTSPTAIIWLAFVAVVLVSTALVAADGRNLLGQANVVNLLSRTSVLGFIAIGQTLVILCRSLDLSVGYTAALASIVGATTMAGDPGRIVPGIAAALAVSAAIGLFNGLVIAKLDVNPFITTLGTGLIIKGYLDTRYAGPVGDVPAAFQDFGYTRISYVPLATFVMLGVAAAAVLLLRRTRVGHAMYAIGGNDEAARLSGIRTDRTMVAAHVLCSATVGIAGLLLAARFSTGVGAQIYSAGYDLDSIAAVVLGGTLLMGGRGGVAGTVAGVLILATLDTVFNLLEVDPFFRDVLRGVIIITAVALYARRELDLSAARHRFTRAGRPVRGAHATATSSSEGAA